The Pseudomonas berkeleyensis genome includes a region encoding these proteins:
- the rplM gene encoding 50S ribosomal protein L13, with product MKTFTAKPETVKRDWFVVDAAGKTLGRLATEIASRLRGKHKPEYTPHVDTGDYIVVINAEQVRVTGAKTSDKMYYSHSGFPGGIKEINFEKLIARAPERVIETAVKGMLPKNPLGRDMYRKLKVYKGAVHPHTAQQPQELKI from the coding sequence ATGAAAACTTTTACTGCTAAACCGGAAACAGTAAAACGCGACTGGTTCGTCGTTGATGCTGCTGGCAAGACCCTGGGTCGTCTGGCCACCGAAATCGCGAGCCGTCTGCGTGGCAAGCACAAGCCTGAGTACACTCCTCACGTTGACACTGGCGACTACATCGTCGTGATCAATGCCGAGCAGGTACGTGTGACTGGTGCCAAGACCAGCGACAAAATGTACTACTCCCACTCCGGCTTCCCGGGCGGCATCAAAGAGATCAACTTCGAGAAGCTGATCGCTCGTGCTCCTGAGCGCGTGATCGAGACCGCGGTCAAAGGCATGCTGCCGAAGAACCCGCTGGGTCGCGACATGTATCGTAAGCTGAAGGTGTACAAGGGTGCAGTTCACCCGCACACCGCTCAGCAGCCCCAAGAACTGAAGATTTAA
- the rpsI gene encoding 30S ribosomal protein S9, with protein MSATQNYGTGRRKTATARVFLRPGTGNISINNRALDTFFGRETARMVVRQPLELTETVEKFDIFVTVAGGGVSGQAGAIRHGITRALIEYDETLRSPLRKAGYVTRDAREVERKKVGLRKARKRPQYSKR; from the coding sequence ATGTCGGCGACTCAAAATTACGGCACTGGCCGTCGCAAGACCGCAACCGCGCGCGTTTTCCTGCGTCCGGGTACTGGTAACATCTCGATCAACAACCGCGCCCTGGATACCTTCTTCGGTCGTGAAACCGCTCGCATGGTCGTGCGTCAGCCGCTGGAGCTGACCGAGACCGTCGAGAAGTTCGACATCTTCGTCACCGTTGCTGGTGGTGGTGTCAGCGGTCAGGCTGGTGCGATCCGTCACGGTATCACCCGCGCTCTGATCGAGTACGACGAGACCCTGCGCAGCCCGCTGCGTAAAGCCGGTTACGTCACTCGTGACGCCCGTGAAGTTGAGCGTAAGAAAGTCGGTCTGCGTAAAGCGCGTAAGCGTCCGCAGTACTCGAAGCGTTAA
- the petA gene encoding ubiquinol-cytochrome c reductase iron-sulfur subunit — MSNDGVNAGRRRFLVAATSVVGAAGAVGAATPFVGSWFPSAKAKAAGAPVKVNVSKIEAGQQMVAEWRGQPVFIVRRTEEILANLTKIEGSVADPESAASVQPEYVDKKTRSIKPELLVLVGLCTHLGCSPSFRPEVAPADLGAEWVGGYFCPCHGSRYDLAGRVYKAQPAPLNLPVPPYSYETDDVIIIGVDQEKA, encoded by the coding sequence ATGAGCAATGACGGCGTGAATGCAGGCCGGCGTCGCTTCCTGGTTGCAGCCACCTCCGTGGTGGGTGCTGCAGGAGCGGTAGGTGCTGCGACTCCGTTCGTGGGGTCATGGTTCCCCAGTGCCAAGGCCAAGGCGGCCGGTGCACCGGTGAAGGTGAACGTCAGCAAGATCGAGGCGGGTCAGCAGATGGTTGCTGAGTGGCGCGGTCAGCCGGTGTTCATCGTGCGCCGTACCGAGGAGATCCTGGCTAACCTGACCAAGATCGAAGGCAGCGTAGCTGACCCTGAATCCGCTGCTTCCGTGCAGCCGGAGTACGTCGACAAGAAGACTCGCTCGATCAAGCCCGAACTGCTGGTGCTGGTCGGTCTGTGCACTCACCTGGGTTGCTCGCCGTCCTTCCGTCCGGAAGTGGCTCCGGCCGATCTGGGCGCCGAGTGGGTCGGCGGTTACTTCTGCCCCTGCCATGGTTCTCGTTACGACCTCGCTGGGCGTGTCTACAAGGCGCAGCCGGCTCCGCTGAACCTGCCGGTGCCGCCCTACAGCTACGAGACGGATGATGTGATCATCATCGGTGTGGACCAGGAGAAGGCCTGA
- a CDS encoding cytochrome b, with amino-acid sequence MSKFMEWVDARFPATKMWEDHLSKYYAPKNFNFFYFFGSLALLVLVNQIVTGIWLTMSFTPSAEEAFASVEYIMRDVEYGWILRYLHSTGASAFFVVVYLHMFRGLLYGSYQKPRELVWIFGMLIYLVLMAEAFMGYLLPWGQMSYWGAQVIISLFGAIPVIGDDLTQWIRGDYLISGITLNRFFALHVIALPIVLLGLVVLHILALHEVGSNNPDGVDIKKFKDENGVPLDGIAFHPYYTVKDIVGVVVFLFVFCFVVFFFPEMGGYFLEKPNFEAANPFKTPDHIAPVWYFTPFYAILRAVPDKLLGVIAMGAAIAVLFVLPWLDRSPVKSMRYKGWLSKIWLVIFCISFVILGVLGVLAPTPGRTLLSQICTFLYFAYFILMPFYTRMEKTKPVPERVTG; translated from the coding sequence ATGAGCAAATTCATGGAATGGGTGGATGCGCGCTTCCCCGCCACCAAGATGTGGGAAGACCATCTCTCCAAATACTACGCACCGAAGAACTTCAACTTCTTCTACTTCTTTGGCTCGCTGGCACTGCTGGTGCTGGTCAACCAGATCGTTACCGGTATCTGGCTGACCATGAGCTTCACGCCGTCCGCCGAGGAAGCTTTCGCCTCCGTCGAATACATCATGCGTGATGTCGAGTACGGCTGGATCCTGCGCTACCTGCACTCCACCGGCGCTTCGGCGTTCTTCGTGGTGGTCTACCTGCACATGTTCCGCGGCCTGCTCTACGGCTCCTATCAGAAGCCGCGCGAGCTGGTGTGGATCTTCGGCATGCTGATCTACCTGGTGCTGATGGCCGAAGCCTTCATGGGCTACCTGCTGCCGTGGGGCCAGATGTCCTACTGGGGTGCCCAGGTGATCATCTCGCTGTTCGGTGCCATCCCGGTAATCGGCGATGACCTGACTCAGTGGATCCGTGGCGACTACCTGATTTCCGGCATCACCCTGAACCGCTTCTTCGCCCTGCACGTGATCGCGCTGCCGATCGTTCTGCTCGGCCTGGTCGTGCTGCACATTCTGGCGCTGCACGAAGTTGGTTCGAACAACCCTGATGGCGTCGACATCAAGAAGTTCAAGGACGAGAACGGTGTGCCGCTCGATGGCATCGCGTTCCACCCTTACTACACCGTGAAAGACATCGTCGGTGTTGTGGTCTTCCTCTTCGTGTTCTGCTTCGTGGTGTTCTTCTTCCCGGAAATGGGTGGCTACTTCCTCGAGAAGCCGAACTTCGAAGCGGCCAACCCGTTCAAGACGCCTGATCACATCGCTCCGGTTTGGTACTTCACGCCGTTCTACGCGATCCTGCGTGCGGTGCCGGACAAGCTCCTGGGCGTTATCGCCATGGGCGCTGCAATCGCTGTGCTGTTCGTCCTGCCATGGCTGGATCGTAGCCCGGTCAAGTCCATGCGTTACAAGGGGTGGCTGAGCAAGATCTGGCTGGTGATCTTCTGCATCTCCTTCGTCATCCTCGGCGTACTGGGTGTGTTGGCTCCGACCCCGGGTCGTACCCTGCTGTCGCAGATCTGCACGTTCCTGTACTTCGCGTACTTCATCCTGATGCCGTTCTACACCAGGATGGAGAAGACCAAACCGGTTCCGGAAAGGGTGACTGGCTGA
- a CDS encoding cytochrome c1, producing MKKLFAAFVFAALPALAMGAASNYPLDKVDIDLRDKAAMQDGARTFANYCMGCHSAQYQRYERVADDLGIPHEVMLENLVFNDAKIGDHMKIGMKPADAKAWFGAAPPDLTLVARVRGTDWLYTYLRTFYADPTRPLGANNKVFPNVGMPNVLVSLQGNQVIGCKQVQVVDNGKKQFDPLTGTPITHEACDQLTVEPNTGKLSEAEFDEKVKNLVTFLAYSANPVKLESQRIGTYVLLYLAFFFVFAYLLKREYWKDVH from the coding sequence ATGAAAAAGCTCTTCGCTGCATTTGTTTTCGCTGCGCTGCCGGCCCTGGCCATGGGCGCTGCCAGCAACTATCCGCTGGACAAGGTGGATATCGACCTGCGCGACAAGGCTGCCATGCAGGATGGCGCGCGTACTTTCGCCAACTACTGCATGGGTTGCCACTCGGCCCAGTATCAGCGCTACGAGCGTGTTGCCGATGACCTCGGTATCCCGCACGAAGTCATGCTGGAGAATCTGGTGTTCAACGACGCCAAGATTGGTGACCACATGAAGATCGGCATGAAGCCGGCCGATGCCAAGGCATGGTTCGGCGCGGCACCGCCCGATCTGACTCTGGTCGCTCGTGTGCGTGGTACCGATTGGCTGTATACCTACCTGCGTACCTTCTACGCTGACCCGACTCGTCCGTTGGGCGCCAATAACAAGGTGTTCCCGAACGTGGGTATGCCCAACGTGCTGGTCAGCCTGCAGGGCAATCAGGTCATTGGTTGCAAGCAGGTTCAGGTAGTGGATAACGGCAAGAAGCAGTTCGACCCGTTGACCGGTACGCCGATCACCCACGAGGCCTGCGATCAACTGACCGTCGAGCCGAACACCGGCAAGCTGAGCGAAGCCGAGTTCGACGAAAAGGTGAAGAACCTGGTGACCTTCCTGGCCTACTCGGCCAACCCGGTCAAGCTGGAGTCCCAGCGCATCGGCACCTATGTGCTGCTGTACCTGGCGTTCTTCTTCGTGTTCGCCTACCTGCTCAAGCGTGAGTACTGGAAGGACGTGCACTAA
- a CDS encoding glutathione S-transferase N-terminal domain-containing protein translates to MAVTNRLTCYSDPADHYSHRVRLVLAEKGVSVEIVDVELGRCPPKLAEVNPYGSVPTLVDRDLALYESSVVMEYLDERYPHPPLLPVYPVARANSRLLMHRIQRDWCALVDRILDKRTKEVERQLARKELRESLTGVSPLFADKPFFLSEELSLVDCCLLPILWRLPLLGIELPRPAKPLLDYMERQFARDTFQASLSAAERAMR, encoded by the coding sequence ATGGCGGTGACCAATAGGTTGACCTGCTACTCCGACCCCGCCGATCACTATTCCCATCGCGTGCGTCTGGTGCTCGCCGAGAAAGGTGTCAGCGTCGAGATCGTCGATGTCGAGCTGGGCCGTTGCCCACCCAAGCTGGCTGAAGTGAACCCCTACGGCAGCGTGCCGACCCTGGTCGATCGTGACCTGGCGTTGTACGAGTCGTCCGTGGTGATGGAGTATCTGGACGAGCGCTATCCGCATCCGCCGTTGTTGCCGGTCTATCCGGTGGCGCGTGCCAATAGTCGCCTGCTGATGCATCGTATCCAGCGTGACTGGTGCGCGCTGGTCGACCGTATTCTCGACAAGCGCACCAAGGAGGTCGAACGCCAGCTGGCGCGCAAGGAGCTCCGTGAGAGCCTGACGGGTGTCTCGCCGCTGTTCGCTGACAAGCCGTTCTTTCTCAGTGAGGAGCTGAGTCTGGTGGATTGCTGTCTGCTGCCGATTCTCTGGCGCTTGCCGCTATTGGGAATCGAGTTGCCGCGCCCGGCCAAGCCTTTGCTTGACTACATGGAGCGTCAGTTCGCTCGTGATACCTTTCAGGCCAGTCTTTCCGCTGCCGAGCGCGCAATGCGCTGA
- a CDS encoding ClpXP protease specificity-enhancing factor produces MNSSRPYLVRALYEWIVDNDCTPHLLVNAEYTGVQVPSGFASDGQIVLNASPSAVRQLHMDNQAVSFEGRFGGVAHTLYIPVPAILAIYARENGQGMVFDVEPPVAGGPEESGPDDDGPDGGGEPPRPSGRPSLKVVK; encoded by the coding sequence ATGAATTCCAGCCGTCCTTACCTGGTTCGTGCGCTTTACGAGTGGATAGTCGATAACGACTGCACGCCGCATCTGCTGGTCAATGCCGAATACACCGGCGTGCAGGTTCCGTCGGGTTTCGCTAGTGATGGTCAGATCGTGTTGAATGCGTCGCCCAGCGCGGTTCGTCAGCTGCACATGGACAATCAGGCGGTGAGTTTCGAAGGGCGCTTTGGCGGTGTGGCTCATACGCTGTATATCCCCGTACCAGCGATATTGGCGATCTATGCGCGTGAGAATGGTCAGGGCATGGTCTTCGACGTGGAACCGCCGGTTGCCGGTGGTCCGGAAGAGTCGGGCCCGGACGATGACGGGCCTGACGGTGGTGGCGAGCCGCCACGCCCCAGTGGTCGGCCGAGCCTCAAAGTGGTCAAGTAA
- a CDS encoding BON domain-containing protein produces the protein MKRSALIIAALAFSLVLAGCGSRSIGNKIDDQFLGPDVASQISNAHADLSTPTSRIVVTSYNGVILLAGQTPRSELKDLAAQTARRVQGVKKVYNELQVQHPASLLARSNDSLLTTKIKAQMLGDASVPSTRVKVVTENGIVYMLGLVTREEANASTRVVQSVSGVQKVVRLFEYTN, from the coding sequence ATGAAACGTTCCGCACTGATCATTGCCGCCCTGGCCTTTTCACTGGTGCTCGCGGGCTGCGGCAGCCGCAGCATCGGCAACAAGATCGACGACCAGTTCCTCGGCCCGGATGTGGCATCGCAGATCAGCAACGCTCACGCCGACCTGTCCACCCCCACGTCGCGCATCGTCGTCACCAGCTACAACGGTGTGATCCTGCTCGCCGGCCAGACGCCACGCAGCGAACTGAAGGATCTGGCCGCCCAGACTGCGCGTCGCGTACAAGGCGTGAAGAAGGTTTACAACGAACTGCAAGTACAACACCCTGCATCGCTGCTGGCACGCAGCAATGACTCGCTGCTGACCACCAAGATCAAGGCCCAGATGCTCGGCGACGCCAGTGTGCCGAGCACACGCGTCAAAGTGGTCACCGAGAACGGCATCGTCTACATGCTCGGCCTGGTTACCCGCGAAGAGGCCAACGCCTCCACGCGAGTCGTACAGAGCGTATCGGGCGTGCAGAAAGTGGTGCGACTGTTCGAGTACACCAACTGA
- a CDS encoding phosphoheptose isomerase codes for MDMQSRILQLFQASIDTKQQAMEVLTPYIEHASMVMVQALLNEGKILTCGNGGSAGDAQHFSSELLNRFERERPSLPAIALTTDSSTITSIANDYSYNEIFSKQIRALGQPGDVLLAISTSGNSANVIQAIQAAHDREMTVVALTGRDGGGMASLLLPEDVEIRVPAKVTARIQEVHLLVIHCLCDLIDSQLFGSEE; via the coding sequence ATGGACATGCAATCCCGAATCCTCCAGCTCTTCCAAGCCAGTATCGACACCAAGCAACAGGCCATGGAAGTCCTGACTCCCTACATCGAGCACGCCAGCATGGTGATGGTTCAGGCGCTGCTCAACGAGGGCAAGATTCTTACCTGCGGCAATGGTGGCTCAGCGGGCGACGCCCAGCACTTTTCCTCCGAACTGCTCAACCGCTTCGAGCGCGAGCGCCCGAGCCTGCCGGCCATCGCCCTGACCACCGACAGCTCGACCATCACCTCGATCGCCAACGATTACAGCTACAACGAGATTTTCTCCAAGCAGATTCGCGCACTCGGCCAACCTGGCGACGTGCTGCTGGCCATTTCCACCAGCGGCAACTCGGCAAATGTCATCCAGGCCATTCAAGCTGCACATGATCGCGAGATGACCGTTGTAGCCCTCACCGGACGCGATGGCGGCGGTATGGCCTCGCTACTCTTACCCGAGGACGTGGAAATCCGCGTTCCGGCCAAAGTCACCGCACGTATCCAGGAAGTCCACCTGCTGGTCATCCACTGCCTGTGCGACCTGATCGATAGTCAATTGTTTGGGAGTGAAGAATGA
- a CDS encoding YraN family protein, with protein MSTHNDLGRAAEQAARQHLERNGLRLIEQNWRCRQGELDLVMLDGDTVVFVEVRARRHSAWGGALESVDARKRGKLIMAAELFLQQQSRWARHPCRFDVVAISTGGATHLDWIKNAFDA; from the coding sequence TTGAGCACCCACAACGATCTGGGCCGTGCCGCCGAGCAGGCGGCACGTCAGCATCTGGAACGGAACGGCTTGCGCCTGATCGAACAGAACTGGAGATGTCGTCAGGGCGAGCTCGATCTGGTCATGCTTGATGGCGATACAGTAGTATTCGTCGAAGTCCGCGCCCGCCGTCACAGCGCCTGGGGCGGCGCCCTGGAGAGTGTCGATGCGCGCAAGCGTGGCAAGTTGATCATGGCCGCCGAGCTCTTCCTCCAGCAGCAGTCTCGCTGGGCACGCCACCCCTGCCGCTTCGACGTGGTCGCCATCAGCACTGGCGGCGCCACACATCTCGACTGGATCAAGAACGCCTTCGACGCCTGA
- a CDS encoding penicillin-binding protein activator, whose protein sequence is MIASLRPLSALVLAGLLAACASSPSNNLGQLPRTPQASIEQMLQQADASKPEQAALLRLSAADQAYQQKDVARAARILEQIDIASLQPAQQIFASTLKAELALERKQAKSALKALQHPSLERLGELPVEQQIRTQLVRARALEADGQTLAAARERVFIAPLLSGQAARDNHENIWALVSNLPPQTSAGADSDLAGWLELARATKSGATLEQQQAAIDQWVAQNPQHPAAEQLPEALSKLRELASQPLTRIALLLPQEGQLASVARALRDGFLAAHYEAQQAGQNPPDIKLYDSARIGSLDAFYQQAQADGVQLVVGPLEKPLVKQLSDREQLPITTLALNYSDSSQEGPAQLFQFGLAAEDEAREVARRAWNDGMRRAVALVPRGEWGDRVLDAFRQSWQAQGGTLIAAEHVDQPVELARQIADLFQLRESEARARRLQNTLGTSLDAQPARRQDVDFIFLAATPQQAQQIKPTLAFQYAGDVPVYATSHLFTGAHSQAQYQDLEGIRFCETPWLLDAHAPLRQEVSNQWPQAGGSLGRLYAMGVDAYRLAPRLGQLKALPESRIDGLSGSLSLNPAQRIERQLPWAEFRGGQVQRLPDSIN, encoded by the coding sequence ATGATCGCTAGCCTGCGCCCTCTTTCTGCTCTCGTTCTGGCAGGCCTGCTCGCCGCCTGCGCCAGCTCGCCCTCCAACAACCTGGGCCAGCTGCCGCGCACCCCGCAGGCCAGTATCGAGCAGATGCTCCAGCAAGCCGACGCCAGCAAGCCGGAGCAAGCCGCCCTGCTGCGCCTGTCCGCCGCCGACCAGGCCTACCAGCAGAAAGACGTAGCGCGCGCCGCACGCATTCTGGAACAGATCGACATCGCCAGCCTGCAACCCGCGCAACAGATCTTCGCCAGTACGCTGAAGGCCGAGCTGGCTCTGGAGCGCAAGCAGGCCAAGAGCGCTTTGAAGGCACTGCAACACCCTAGCCTGGAACGCCTGGGCGAACTGCCGGTGGAACAGCAGATCCGCACTCAGCTGGTTCGCGCCCGCGCACTGGAGGCCGATGGCCAGACCCTGGCCGCTGCCCGCGAACGCGTGTTCATTGCCCCACTGCTGAGCGGCCAAGCCGCCCGCGACAACCACGAGAACATCTGGGCACTGGTCTCCAACCTGCCACCCCAGACATCCGCAGGTGCCGACAGCGACCTGGCCGGCTGGCTGGAACTGGCTCGCGCCACCAAAAGTGGCGCCACACTGGAACAGCAGCAAGCCGCCATCGACCAGTGGGTCGCCCAGAACCCGCAACACCCGGCAGCCGAACAACTGCCAGAGGCACTGAGCAAACTGCGCGAACTGGCCAGCCAACCACTGACCCGCATCGCCCTGCTACTGCCCCAGGAAGGCCAATTGGCCAGCGTCGCACGCGCCCTGCGTGACGGCTTCCTCGCCGCTCATTACGAAGCGCAGCAGGCCGGTCAAAACCCGCCGGACATCAAACTCTACGACAGCGCCCGCATCGGCTCGCTGGACGCCTTCTACCAACAGGCACAGGCCGACGGCGTGCAACTGGTGGTTGGCCCACTGGAGAAGCCTCTGGTCAAACAGCTGAGTGACCGCGAACAACTGCCTATCACCACCCTGGCACTGAACTACAGCGACTCCAGCCAGGAAGGCCCAGCGCAGTTATTCCAGTTCGGCCTGGCCGCCGAAGACGAAGCCCGCGAAGTCGCTCGTCGTGCCTGGAACGACGGCATGCGCCGCGCCGTGGCCCTGGTGCCTCGCGGCGAATGGGGTGACCGCGTACTCGATGCCTTCCGCCAGAGCTGGCAAGCCCAGGGCGGCACCCTGATCGCTGCCGAGCACGTCGACCAACCAGTGGAACTGGCCCGGCAGATCGCCGACCTGTTCCAACTGCGCGAGAGTGAAGCACGCGCCCGCCGCCTGCAGAACACCCTGGGCACCAGCCTGGATGCGCAGCCCGCACGTCGCCAGGACGTCGATTTCATCTTCCTGGCAGCGACCCCGCAACAGGCGCAACAGATCAAGCCGACCCTGGCCTTCCAGTACGCAGGCGACGTACCGGTCTACGCCACCTCGCACCTGTTCACTGGCGCCCACAGCCAGGCGCAGTACCAGGATCTGGAGGGCATCCGCTTCTGCGAAACCCCATGGCTGCTGGACGCCCACGCACCGCTGCGCCAGGAAGTCAGCAACCAGTGGCCGCAAGCCGGTGGCAGCCTCGGCCGCCTCTACGCCATGGGCGTCGACGCCTATCGCCTGGCACCACGCCTGGGACAACTCAAGGCACTGCCGGAGTCGCGTATCGATGGCCTGTCCGGCAGCCTCAGCCTGAACCCGGCACAACGCATCGAGCGCCAACTGCCGTGGGCCGAGTTCCGTGGCGGTCAGGTTCAGCGACTCCCCGACAGCATCAATTGA
- the rsmI gene encoding 16S rRNA (cytidine(1402)-2'-O)-methyltransferase produces the protein MSGLSINEVFLVTQPAVASVQPGTLYVVATPIGNLDDISARALRILREVALIAAEDTRHSARLMQHFGIATPLAACHEHNEREQGGRFIARLEAGEDVALISDAGTPLISDPGFHLVRQVRAAGFPVVPVPGACALIAALSAAGLPSDRFIFEGFLPAKAAGRRSRLEQVREEPRTLIFYEAPHRILECLEDMRAVFGGERQALLARELTKTFETLKGLPLDELCAWVAADSNQQRGECVVLVAGWQAPEGDEAVSAEALRVLDLLLAEMPLKRAAALAAEITGVRKNVLYQVALERKG, from the coding sequence ATGAGCGGTCTTTCAATTAACGAGGTGTTTCTTGTGACTCAGCCCGCTGTCGCCAGTGTTCAGCCCGGCACCTTATATGTGGTCGCCACACCAATCGGCAATCTGGACGACATCAGTGCCCGGGCGTTACGGATTCTGCGGGAGGTGGCGCTGATCGCTGCCGAGGATACCCGTCACTCCGCCCGCTTGATGCAGCATTTCGGCATTGCGACGCCCTTGGCTGCCTGTCATGAGCACAATGAGCGTGAGCAGGGCGGTCGTTTCATTGCCCGGCTGGAGGCTGGCGAGGATGTGGCGTTGATCTCCGATGCGGGGACGCCGTTGATTTCCGATCCGGGTTTCCATCTGGTTCGTCAGGTACGCGCTGCTGGTTTTCCGGTGGTGCCGGTGCCAGGTGCTTGCGCATTGATCGCTGCGCTTTCGGCTGCTGGTCTGCCATCGGATCGTTTCATCTTCGAAGGTTTTCTGCCGGCCAAGGCAGCGGGGCGTCGTTCGCGGCTGGAGCAAGTGCGTGAAGAGCCGCGCACATTGATCTTCTACGAGGCGCCGCATCGCATTCTTGAATGCCTGGAGGATATGCGCGCGGTTTTCGGGGGTGAGCGACAGGCCTTGCTTGCCCGCGAGCTGACCAAGACTTTCGAGACGCTGAAGGGATTGCCGCTGGATGAATTGTGCGCCTGGGTTGCCGCTGACAGTAATCAGCAGCGGGGCGAGTGCGTGGTGCTGGTGGCTGGTTGGCAGGCGCCGGAAGGTGATGAAGCGGTGAGCGCCGAGGCGTTGCGGGTGCTTGACCTGCTGCTGGCGGAAATGCCGCTCAAGCGCGCAGCCGCGTTGGCGGCGGAGATCACCGGGGTGCGCAAGAATGTGCTCTATCAGGTCGCGCTGGAACGCAAGGGTTAG
- the mraZ gene encoding division/cell wall cluster transcriptional repressor MraZ: MFRGANAISLDAKGRLAMPSRYRDELVSRCAGQLIVTIDAVDPCLCVYPLAEWELIENKLRELASFREENRRLQRLLIGNAVDLELDASGRFLVPPRLREYAKLDKRAMLVGQLNKFQLWDEDTWNAVAEADLAAIKQPGALSDDLRDLIL, encoded by the coding sequence GTGTTTCGCGGAGCTAACGCCATCAGTCTCGACGCCAAAGGGCGCCTCGCGATGCCGAGTCGGTATCGTGACGAGCTCGTTTCGCGTTGTGCAGGCCAGCTCATCGTCACCATTGATGCTGTCGACCCCTGTCTCTGTGTCTATCCGTTGGCCGAATGGGAGCTGATCGAGAACAAGCTGCGCGAGCTGGCTTCCTTTCGTGAAGAGAACCGCCGCCTGCAGCGCTTGTTGATCGGTAATGCCGTCGATCTGGAGCTTGATGCCAGTGGCCGCTTCCTAGTGCCGCCGCGTCTGCGCGAGTACGCCAAGCTGGATAAGCGCGCGATGCTCGTCGGCCAACTGAACAAGTTTCAACTCTGGGATGAAGATACCTGGAATGCCGTAGCCGAAGCCGACCTGGCCGCCATCAAGCAGCCGGGTGCCCTTTCCGATGATTTGCGTGACTTGATCCTGTGA
- the rsmH gene encoding 16S rRNA (cytosine(1402)-N(4))-methyltransferase RsmH yields MTDSSFRHITVLLDEAVEGLAVRADGCYIDGTFGRGGHSRLILQKLGPGGRLLGFDKDPLAIATGEALAAEDGRFVVVQRSFAELGEESVVRGLAGSVSGILLDLGVSSPQLDDPERGFSFLNDGPLDMRMNPDAGVSAADWIAMADEDEIARVLKDYGEERFAKRMARAVVQRRAEQPFTRTADLAQVLTVANPAWEKGKNPATRAFQGIRIHVNNELGDLERGLDAALEALEVGGRLVVISFHSLEDRIVKQFMKRQAKGEADKLPRDLPIIPKAFEPRLKLIGKPVYAGDAELKANPRSRSAVMRIAEKLR; encoded by the coding sequence ATGACCGATAGCAGCTTCCGCCATATTACTGTGCTGCTCGACGAGGCCGTCGAGGGCCTCGCTGTGCGCGCGGACGGTTGCTATATCGATGGCACCTTCGGGCGTGGCGGGCACAGTCGGTTGATCTTGCAGAAGCTTGGCCCAGGTGGGCGGCTCTTGGGGTTCGACAAAGATCCCCTGGCGATAGCCACCGGGGAAGCATTGGCGGCCGAAGACGGCCGCTTTGTCGTTGTGCAGCGCAGTTTTGCGGAACTTGGCGAGGAGTCCGTTGTCCGCGGCCTGGCCGGCTCTGTCTCGGGCATCCTGCTCGACCTGGGCGTCTCTTCGCCACAGCTGGATGATCCCGAGCGCGGTTTCAGTTTTCTCAATGACGGCCCGCTGGACATGCGCATGAATCCGGATGCCGGGGTGAGTGCCGCTGACTGGATCGCCATGGCGGACGAAGACGAAATCGCGCGCGTGCTCAAGGATTACGGCGAAGAGCGCTTCGCCAAGCGTATGGCGCGTGCCGTGGTGCAGCGCCGCGCTGAGCAGCCGTTCACCCGCACAGCTGATCTGGCGCAAGTGCTCACCGTTGCCAATCCGGCCTGGGAAAAGGGCAAGAACCCAGCAACGCGTGCGTTCCAGGGTATCCGCATCCACGTCAACAACGAACTGGGCGATCTCGAACGTGGCCTGGACGCAGCGCTGGAAGCACTGGAGGTGGGTGGGCGCCTGGTGGTGATCAGCTTCCATTCGCTGGAAGATCGCATCGTCAAACAGTTCATGAAGCGTCAGGCCAAGGGCGAGGCAGACAAGTTGCCGCGCGACCTGCCGATCATTCCCAAGGCATTCGAGCCGCGTCTGAAGCTGATTGGCAAGCCGGTCTATGCCGGCGATGCCGAGCTCAAGGCCAATCCGCGCTCGCGGAGTGCGGTGATGCGCATTGCGGAGAAGTTGCGGTGA
- the ftsL gene encoding cell division protein FtsL, with the protein MPSGSFLMLLLFIAILLSALAVSYSAHWNRQLLNELYGELSVRDKAQAEWGRLILEQSTWTAHNRIEALATEQLKMHIPDPAAVRMVQP; encoded by the coding sequence ATGCCCAGTGGCAGCTTTCTGATGCTGCTGTTGTTCATCGCCATTCTGCTTTCTGCGTTGGCGGTGTCCTACAGCGCTCACTGGAACCGTCAGTTGCTCAACGAGCTGTATGGCGAGCTCAGCGTGCGCGACAAGGCGCAGGCTGAATGGGGCCGGCTGATTCTCGAGCAGAGCACCTGGACTGCGCATAACCGCATCGAGGCGCTGGCCACCGAGCAGTTGAAGATGCACATCCCCGATCCTGCCGCCGTGCGCATGGTGCAGCCATGA